A genomic window from Streptomyces sp. 846.5 includes:
- a CDS encoding TetR family transcriptional regulator, whose amino-acid sequence MATRKRGAERRQDLIEAARRAMFRHGTDAVHLNQVAEEAGLTSGAVLYHYPDLSDLLMEAHHAGMERFYDARMKKISGIADPAERLVVMVRSGLPVDADDADVRLLCELGGSAGRNRVYAALLTSLYDRQVSMYQMVLESGAVQGVFTLAGDSQVIARNLVALEDAYGYRIVARHPLIGPEEAVELILAYARQSTGHALTPARGHRPAGTTAG is encoded by the coding sequence ATGGCCACGCGCAAGCGGGGCGCCGAACGGCGGCAGGACCTGATAGAGGCGGCCCGGCGCGCGATGTTCCGGCACGGCACGGACGCGGTGCACCTCAACCAGGTGGCTGAGGAGGCCGGGCTGACGTCGGGCGCGGTGCTCTACCACTACCCGGACCTGAGCGACCTCCTCATGGAGGCGCACCACGCGGGGATGGAGCGCTTCTACGACGCGCGGATGAAGAAGATCTCCGGGATCGCGGACCCCGCCGAACGGCTCGTGGTGATGGTCCGCTCCGGCCTCCCGGTGGACGCCGACGACGCCGACGTCCGCCTGCTGTGCGAGCTGGGCGGCTCGGCCGGACGCAACCGCGTCTACGCGGCCCTGCTGACCTCGCTGTACGACCGTCAGGTGTCGATGTATCAGATGGTGCTCGAATCCGGTGCGGTCCAGGGGGTGTTCACGCTGGCCGGCGACTCGCAGGTGATCGCCCGCAACCTGGTGGCGCTGGAGGACGCCTACGGCTACCGCATCGTCGCCCGGCACCCGCTGATCGGGCCCGAGGAGGCGGTGGAGCTGATCCTGGCCTATGCCCGCCAGTCCACCGGCCACGCCCTGACCCCGGCCCGGGGCCACCGTCCCGCCGGAACGACGGCGGGCTGA
- a CDS encoding SIS domain-containing protein: MNPDLFLADLEAKPGALHALAGELSSGNPFGALPSDIRRVVFLGMGSSRYAARVAALRLRAAGIDAVAEYASAVPHPQPPGTLVVVVSATGNSREVLDALELPLGDATVLALTNDPQSAVAKRADLVVPMLAGVEQGGVACRTFQHTLALLLALVGQLAGTGPDVPDLVRRTAVASTDLLDRRDQWLDRALDLLDGPHGVYTIAPVERISSADQSALMVREGPRRAATACETGDWAHVDVYLTKTLDYRALLFPGSRYDGQAMEWIRERGSTVLAVGADVPGAAGVIRYRGDDDPDVALLSETLVAELVAAAWWIGR, encoded by the coding sequence GTGAACCCCGACCTTTTCCTCGCCGACCTGGAGGCCAAGCCGGGCGCGCTGCACGCCCTGGCGGGCGAGCTCAGCTCCGGCAACCCCTTCGGCGCTCTTCCCAGTGACATCCGGCGGGTCGTGTTCCTCGGGATGGGCAGCTCCCGGTACGCCGCCCGGGTCGCCGCGCTGCGCCTGCGCGCGGCCGGGATCGACGCCGTCGCCGAGTACGCCTCCGCCGTTCCCCACCCGCAGCCCCCGGGCACGCTGGTCGTGGTCGTCTCGGCGACCGGGAACAGCCGTGAGGTGCTCGACGCGCTGGAGCTGCCGCTCGGAGACGCGACCGTGCTGGCGCTGACCAACGATCCGCAGTCGGCGGTGGCGAAGCGCGCGGACCTGGTCGTCCCGATGCTCGCCGGAGTCGAGCAGGGCGGGGTGGCCTGCCGCACCTTCCAGCACACCCTGGCGCTGCTGCTCGCCCTGGTCGGGCAGCTCGCCGGAACCGGCCCCGACGTCCCGGATCTGGTACGGCGCACGGCAGTTGCCAGCACGGACCTGCTCGACCGGCGGGACCAGTGGCTCGACCGGGCGCTGGACCTGCTGGACGGGCCGCACGGGGTCTACACCATCGCGCCCGTGGAACGGATCTCGTCGGCGGACCAGTCCGCCCTCATGGTCCGCGAGGGCCCCCGGCGGGCCGCGACCGCCTGCGAGACCGGCGACTGGGCCCACGTCGACGTCTACCTGACCAAGACCCTCGACTACCGGGCCCTGCTGTTCCCCGGCTCCCGGTACGACGGGCAGGCGATGGAGTGGATCAGGGAACGCGGCTCGACCGTGCTGGCGGTCGGCGCTGATGTCCCCGGTGCCGCCGGAGTGATCCGCTACCGGGGCGACGACGACCCCGACGTCGCGCTGCTCAGCGAGACGCTGGTGGCCGAACTGGTCGCCGCCGCCTGGTGGATCGGCCGGTAA
- a CDS encoding APC family permease yields the protein MAIDSPSAPPPATAVSDYETETRKLRKHFGRFDILFFLLCTIIGVDVIGSIASQGAEAFTWLIILGLFFFIPSALLTAELGTAFPQEGGPYVWTSRAFGRLAGAVNNFLYWVTNPVWLGGTLSVSAVTAFTTFFNNGKDLSTPAFYVFTLAFVWVGVLAAILSFDVGKWIPTAGAWARILLLGLFTLSVIAYAVKHGVHGFGAGDFKPSYAGFITLVPLLMFNYVGFELPNSAGDEMTDSQKDVPYGIFRSAGLSILLYGMPLLGIMLVLPTTAITSLGGFLDAIRQVFTIYGGHVAADGTATLSGFGTVLGDFAAILFILTVLSSGVTWIMGSDRALAVSGYDGAAPRALGVISQRFGTPVRVNLLSGVVSTFVLVLAHELTSGNAAKLFGAVLGLAVSTTLVSYLGIFPALAVLRRKYPDVPRPYRAPFPTVISIFLTALILFATVQLLAPGLGSDWFGTNFAPSGWTHAERYKYLLTEAVPLAAFILLGALFWALGTPTRRRNAELAPAEATTAEDASAQPTV from the coding sequence GTGGCTATCGACAGTCCGTCCGCTCCACCCCCGGCAACCGCCGTCTCGGACTACGAGACGGAAACCCGGAAGCTGCGCAAGCACTTCGGCCGGTTCGACATCCTCTTCTTCCTGCTCTGCACGATCATCGGCGTCGACGTCATCGGCAGCATCGCCTCCCAAGGCGCGGAGGCGTTCACCTGGCTGATCATTCTGGGCCTCTTCTTCTTCATCCCCTCGGCGCTGCTGACCGCCGAACTCGGCACGGCCTTCCCGCAGGAGGGCGGTCCGTACGTCTGGACCAGCCGGGCCTTCGGACGGCTGGCCGGCGCGGTGAACAACTTCCTGTACTGGGTCACCAACCCGGTCTGGCTGGGCGGCACCCTCTCGGTCTCCGCCGTCACCGCGTTCACCACGTTCTTCAACAACGGCAAGGACCTGAGCACCCCTGCCTTCTACGTGTTCACCCTGGCCTTCGTCTGGGTGGGCGTGCTGGCCGCGATCCTGTCCTTCGACGTCGGCAAGTGGATCCCGACGGCCGGCGCCTGGGCCCGCATCCTGCTGCTCGGCCTGTTCACGCTCAGCGTGATCGCCTACGCGGTCAAGCACGGCGTGCACGGCTTCGGCGCGGGCGACTTCAAGCCCAGCTACGCCGGCTTCATCACGCTCGTGCCGTTGCTGATGTTCAACTACGTCGGCTTCGAGCTGCCCAACAGCGCGGGCGACGAGATGACCGACTCGCAGAAGGACGTCCCGTACGGGATCTTCCGCAGCGCCGGGCTGAGCATCCTGCTCTACGGCATGCCGCTGCTGGGCATCATGCTGGTGCTGCCGACCACCGCGATCACCAGCCTCGGCGGCTTCCTCGACGCCATCCGCCAGGTCTTCACGATCTACGGCGGACATGTCGCAGCCGACGGCACGGCGACGCTCAGCGGCTTCGGCACCGTGCTGGGGGACTTCGCGGCGATCCTGTTCATCCTCACCGTGCTGTCCTCCGGGGTGACCTGGATCATGGGTTCGGACCGTGCCCTGGCCGTGTCCGGCTACGACGGGGCCGCCCCGCGCGCCCTCGGGGTGATCTCGCAGCGCTTCGGCACGCCGGTCCGGGTGAACCTGCTCAGCGGTGTGGTCTCCACCTTCGTGCTCGTCCTCGCCCACGAGCTGACCAGCGGCAACGCCGCCAAGCTGTTCGGCGCCGTGCTGGGCCTGGCGGTGTCCACCACCCTGGTCAGCTACCTGGGCATCTTCCCGGCGCTGGCGGTGCTGCGGCGCAAGTACCCCGATGTGCCCCGGCCCTACCGGGCGCCCTTCCCGACGGTGATCTCCATCTTCCTCACCGCGCTGATCCTCTTCGCCACGGTGCAGCTGCTCGCGCCCGGCCTGGGCAGCGACTGGTTCGGGACGAACTTCGCACCGAGCGGCTGGACCCACGCCGAACGCTACAAGTACCTGCTCACCGAGGCCGTGCCGCTGGCGGCATTCATCCTGCTCGGAGCCCTGTTCTGGGCCCTGGGCACACCGACCCGCCGCAGGAACGCGGAGCTGGCCCCGGCCGAGGCAACCACAGCCGAGGACGCATCGGCCCAGCCCACCGTCTGA
- a CDS encoding VOC family protein, with protein MITGGHVIIHSRDAEADRAFFRDVLEYPHVDAGHGWLIFKLPPTELAVHPTDGPETQELYLMCDDVDETVRNLTAKGVAFTHPVTDERWGRLTRFRLPGGGEVGMYEPRHERATDL; from the coding sequence ATGATCACTGGTGGGCACGTCATCATCCACAGCCGTGACGCGGAAGCAGACCGGGCCTTCTTCAGAGATGTGCTGGAGTATCCGCATGTCGACGCAGGACACGGCTGGCTGATCTTCAAACTTCCGCCGACCGAGCTCGCCGTGCACCCCACCGACGGCCCGGAGACGCAGGAGCTCTACCTGATGTGCGACGACGTCGACGAAACCGTCAGGAACCTCACCGCGAAGGGCGTCGCGTTCACCCATCCGGTCACCGACGAGCGCTGGGGACGGCTGACCAGGTTCCGCCTGCCCGGCGGCGGCGAAGTGGGCATGTACGAACCCCGCCACGAACGGGCCACCGATCTCTGA
- a CDS encoding right-handed parallel beta-helix repeat-containing protein has translation MLQRRLIATATATAGAAALAAVVALVPCLAYADGTADAGTSTASPAHTNPLTKVGSSQFRTFTSPADKSMRVQKAAVGGPKTRTAVSTTGTGTTIYATSTFSCPTDTGTGTQASPYCLIQDAVNAAVPGDTIDILGSTGYFSQESVTVRTSDITIVGVGDQAWIHPDNANSGKPALVLDGVSNVTVSNLMLTAYNTPSVEIVGSTGVTLDSGYVSTIGGDGIDIDGTSSRITVSRTYVDTNTWSATHQGITVASGASTITLAGDVLAATGISATGVSGLDIAGNTIQRGCSSAVDVEGASTGVFLENNLLEDTNPSTDYAMGGYRSTCASGGYGWAPDLTVAAGSSPATTADYNDFYVYGADATAPYDWAGTEYPTLASFQAGVPTQGVHDTRDTVEASAAYLRPNESANVDLTPRSGSAADNSASTSAPGELSTDFYGTSPYNSRGAVQFVDIDPTLAVSLLAQDTSAYGVSLTSQVTSVAGVALTAGITWGDGTTGSGALSGSGTIVSPHTYAKLGTYTIAVTLTDGQGDNVVNSVTVTTAGSDYTAYGPARLLDTRNGTGASKAKVHPYASVKVQIAGQGSIPSDVTAVVLNVTVTDATAAGDVTAYGDGDARPSTSNVNYAARTTVPNQVIAPIGSDGAVDLYNSGSGSIDLIADIAGYFARTPSSGYTPLTPDRLVDTRSGTGTAKGQLAGHSSLVGQVAGADSGLLPSSGVTAVALNVTVTGSGGSGFLTVYPDGTKTPIASNVNFSTGQTIANAVISPVGADGRIRVYNGGSLPTSVIVDVVGYYSAAGASAYLPITPTRLLDTRDSTWTSGPLPHGSYIYMPLSAGHPDVTGFVLNTTVTRTTGSGYLTVSPDPNTQAQYQDGTQSWPTKPSVSTLNWLPTQTVANLVQANAGANGIVDYWNSGNGSTALVVDAFGYYQNS, from the coding sequence GTGCTTCAGAGGCGTCTCATAGCAACCGCAACCGCAACCGCAGGCGCAGCCGCACTCGCGGCAGTCGTCGCCCTCGTACCGTGCCTCGCCTACGCCGATGGCACGGCGGATGCCGGCACCTCCACCGCGAGCCCCGCGCATACGAACCCCCTGACCAAGGTCGGTTCCTCGCAGTTCCGGACCTTCACCAGTCCCGCCGACAAGTCGATGCGGGTACAGAAGGCGGCTGTCGGCGGTCCGAAGACCCGTACCGCCGTGTCGACCACGGGTACCGGGACGACCATCTACGCGACGTCGACGTTCTCCTGCCCCACTGACACCGGGACCGGCACCCAGGCCAGCCCGTACTGCCTGATCCAGGACGCGGTGAACGCTGCGGTGCCCGGCGACACGATCGACATCCTCGGCAGCACGGGGTACTTCTCGCAGGAGTCCGTGACGGTCAGGACCTCGGACATCACCATCGTCGGTGTCGGCGACCAGGCATGGATCCACCCGGACAACGCAAACTCCGGCAAACCCGCCCTCGTCCTCGACGGCGTCAGCAATGTGACGGTCAGCAATCTGATGCTGACCGCGTACAACACGCCGTCCGTCGAGATCGTCGGCTCCACCGGCGTCACCCTGGACTCCGGCTATGTGTCGACGATCGGTGGGGACGGCATCGACATCGACGGCACGTCCAGCAGGATCACCGTGAGCCGGACCTACGTCGACACCAACACCTGGTCCGCGACCCATCAGGGGATCACGGTCGCCTCCGGGGCAAGCACCATCACGCTCGCCGGTGACGTCCTGGCAGCCACCGGGATCTCCGCCACGGGCGTCAGTGGCCTGGACATCGCCGGAAACACGATCCAGCGCGGATGCTCGTCGGCCGTGGACGTGGAGGGGGCGTCCACCGGCGTCTTCCTGGAGAACAACCTGCTGGAGGACACCAATCCCAGCACCGACTACGCGATGGGCGGATACCGGTCGACGTGCGCCTCGGGCGGATACGGCTGGGCGCCGGACCTGACCGTGGCCGCCGGATCGAGCCCGGCCACGACGGCCGACTACAACGACTTCTACGTGTACGGCGCCGACGCCACCGCGCCGTACGACTGGGCTGGAACGGAATACCCGACGCTGGCGTCGTTCCAGGCCGGCGTCCCCACCCAGGGCGTGCACGATACCCGCGACACCGTTGAGGCGTCTGCGGCGTACCTCCGCCCGAACGAGAGCGCCAATGTCGACCTGACCCCTCGCAGCGGCTCGGCCGCTGACAACTCGGCCAGCACGAGTGCGCCCGGCGAGCTGAGCACCGATTTCTACGGCACCAGCCCCTACAACAGCCGCGGCGCGGTCCAGTTCGTCGACATCGACCCCACGCTGGCGGTGAGTCTGCTGGCGCAGGACACGAGCGCGTACGGGGTCTCGCTCACCTCGCAGGTGACGAGCGTCGCCGGCGTCGCGCTCACGGCCGGCATCACCTGGGGTGACGGCACCACCGGCAGCGGCGCCCTCTCCGGCTCCGGCACCATCGTCTCCCCGCATACGTACGCGAAGCTGGGGACGTACACGATCGCCGTCACCCTCACGGACGGTCAGGGCGACAACGTCGTCAACAGCGTCACGGTGACAACGGCCGGTTCGGACTACACCGCCTACGGCCCGGCCCGGCTGCTGGACACCCGGAACGGCACGGGTGCGTCGAAGGCGAAGGTGCATCCGTACGCGTCGGTCAAGGTGCAGATCGCGGGCCAGGGGAGCATCCCCTCCGATGTGACGGCGGTGGTCCTCAACGTCACCGTGACCGACGCGACCGCCGCCGGTGACGTCACGGCGTACGGTGACGGAGACGCCCGCCCGAGCACGTCGAACGTCAACTACGCTGCCCGGACGACGGTTCCGAACCAGGTCATCGCTCCGATCGGTTCCGACGGGGCGGTCGACCTGTACAACAGCGGCTCCGGCTCCATCGATCTGATCGCCGACATCGCCGGGTACTTCGCCCGGACCCCGTCCAGCGGCTACACGCCGCTGACACCCGATCGCCTCGTCGACACGCGCTCCGGCACCGGCACCGCCAAGGGACAGCTCGCAGGCCACAGTTCACTCGTCGGCCAGGTCGCCGGCGCCGACTCCGGGCTCCTCCCGAGCTCCGGCGTCACCGCGGTGGCGCTGAATGTCACGGTCACCGGCTCCGGCGGCAGCGGCTTCCTCACCGTCTACCCGGACGGGACGAAGACGCCGATCGCCTCCAACGTGAACTTCAGCACCGGTCAGACCATCGCCAACGCGGTGATCTCGCCGGTCGGTGCGGACGGAAGGATCCGGGTCTACAACGGCGGCAGCCTGCCGACCTCGGTCATCGTCGACGTCGTCGGCTACTACAGCGCCGCGGGCGCGAGCGCCTACCTGCCCATCACGCCGACCCGGCTGCTCGACACCCGGGACTCGACCTGGACGAGCGGACCGCTGCCGCACGGCAGCTACATCTATATGCCGCTCAGCGCGGGCCATCCCGATGTCACCGGATTTGTCCTCAACACCACGGTGACCCGTACCACGGGCAGCGGCTATCTGACCGTCTCCCCCGACCCGAACACCCAGGCGCAGTACCAGGACGGCACCCAGAGCTGGCCGACCAAGCCCTCGGTCTCCACTCTGAACTGGCTTCCGACGCAGACCGTCGCGAACCTGGTCCAGGCGAACGCCGGTGCCAACGGCATTGTCGACTACTGGAACTCGGGCAACGGGAGCACTGCTCTCGTCGTGGACGCCTTCGGGTACTACCAGAACAGCTGA
- a CDS encoding LppX_LprAFG lipoprotein, whose protein sequence is MRNPRALAAVIAVLALPLSACSSGGSGSSSKETANLPAAAQLLSSGATAMTAVQSVRFSIDASGQIAGLALRSATGQLTRAGNAQGKASISESGALVEINFVIVGSTAYIKGATGGYSKVPLGIATAVYNPEAILDPNKGVVKLLQTATGARTVDRETLDGQSVYHVKALLAQPVLATLVPGDSSSEQGDLWLTVSSSQLVRVSFPVQTASGGSGSVTASFSDFDAPATITAPSS, encoded by the coding sequence ATGCGAAACCCCCGGGCCCTAGCAGCCGTCATCGCCGTACTCGCGCTCCCGCTCTCCGCCTGCTCCAGCGGCGGCAGCGGAAGCAGCAGCAAGGAGACCGCCAACCTTCCGGCAGCCGCACAGTTGCTGAGCAGCGGTGCGACGGCGATGACCGCGGTGCAGTCGGTGCGGTTCTCGATCGACGCGAGCGGCCAGATCGCGGGCCTTGCCCTGCGCAGCGCCACCGGCCAGCTGACCCGGGCCGGGAACGCGCAGGGCAAGGCGTCCATCTCGGAGAGCGGTGCCCTGGTGGAGATCAACTTCGTCATCGTGGGCTCCACCGCCTACATCAAGGGCGCGACCGGCGGCTACAGCAAGGTCCCGCTCGGGATCGCCACCGCGGTCTACAACCCCGAGGCGATCCTGGACCCGAACAAGGGGGTCGTGAAGCTGCTGCAGACGGCGACGGGCGCCCGGACGGTGGACCGGGAGACCCTGGACGGGCAGTCGGTCTACCACGTGAAGGCGCTGCTGGCGCAGCCGGTGCTGGCCACGCTGGTTCCCGGGGACTCCTCGAGCGAGCAGGGCGACCTGTGGCTGACGGTGTCCTCGTCGCAGCTGGTGCGGGTCTCGTTCCCGGTACAGACCGCATCGGGCGGCAGCGGCTCGGTGACGGCCTCGTTCTCCGATTTCGACGCGCCGGCCACGATCACCGCTCCGTCGTCGTGA